The Aspergillus luchuensis IFO 4308 DNA, chromosome 4, nearly complete sequence DNA window TGCAATGGGCATTTGTGATGCGAAACGTCTCATACCTAGACCCACTACAGTACACGTCATCACTCCCCCAAGAATAAGCGCGAACACAATGGCGATCGGCCCATATCCGCAGGTAATGAGCTGATCTGAAACCAAATCCTTCCCAAGCGGGTCAATATAATTGATTTGGACATAATATAAACTACCAGACACCAGCCAATGCAGGAGCATTGAGGCAACCATAAGGGGAATGCTGTAGCGATACGGAAGACTGAGATAGTAAGACGATCGTTGGGATCCCTGGGGCCAGGACACGCGGAGTGGCTTCCGCTGGCGCGCGTAGTCGTCATATTCTGCAACCAAAAGCATGTGCGTCAGGAGGTTGTTGTACAGGAAGTAACCGACCGAGATGAAAATCTGGGGGGTGTTGGCAAGAAGAGACATGTGAATGACGTTTGACGAGACAGGGGAAAAGATGATTGTATATGGCGTGGCCGAGCCGAACCCCAGCTGCCACAGCGCACTGAAGGTCCAGgggtgttcttcttcttgcagGGCATAAATAGCCTGTGACAGATAAtaaccaccaacaccaagaaGGGTAAGGCACCTATATGCGTCAGTGAGAGTTGACACAAGCGCAAAAAGTTGTCAGCACGTACACGCCAATGGTCACTATCCACTGGCTGGTAGGCAAGGCTCGCATCCATCGCTGGCGAGGCGGAAGGGTTTCCCAAGCTGGGGGTCGCGATGCATCCTTCACCGCGAGTTGCAAATAGTCCCTCCGGAGAGACGGCCAGGGCTGTGGTCCACGGAACAAATTCGATCGGGATACCAGGCCCATCCGCTCAGTGGATGGATCAGGTCTACTCAGAAACGATGCCACAGCATCTCCAACAGTCAGGAAGATGTCCGTCCGATTGCTCCAGGCTGTTAGTGACATACACAGAACCTTTAACATATTGCAGAGAATTACCACCAAGCAAATCGCCGGGCTGAACTGCAGCTCACATTGCTCGGTGACCTTCCGACTCAAGCAATATTCGACTGGGTACCATGGTCCCGCGTCGTTCGGCCTTAAGGGATCGGCAGCACATTTTGCCTCGCCCGCGACCGGTACGAGGCTTACAGCCCGAGCCCACGTATTGTTGAGCCAATGGGTGGAATTATCCAGGTACTGCTGCAAGGCATGCTCTGATGGGTACCTACTAAGCTCCAGTAGAAGGGTTTGAAGATCCCTCGTCAGATCTTGACTCCAGTCATCGGTGTCTCCCAGGACCTGAGTCGTCCGTCCCGTCGACTGTAATCAAACCACTGGGAACCTCGATGGTGGCTTTGACCACTGGACCACCCCAGGACACGAGGGGCGAGGCGACCCATTGGTTAAGAGGGAGCTTCGACGGggtgcaggaggaggaaagccCAAACTGATCGCAGAGCCAGTCATAGCTGGGCTGTCTAGCATCCCAACCGTCCGTGACTGAGGTTCCTAATTCAACCCATTGCAGATGTTCGTTGGAAGTGGTGTGGTTACTGGTCACCAAGATCAGGGTGCCCAGGTCTGTCGGGAAATCCATTGCGTACGTGCGGACACATTCCTCTTTGGTCAAATTTTCGAAGGTCGGAAGATTCGCATAGAAAG harbors:
- a CDS encoding uncharacterized protein (COG:S;~EggNog:ENOG410PKSY;~TransMembrane:5 (o94-113i125-145o165-185i220-241o261-284i);~antiSMASH:Cluster_4.1); protein product: MLKVLCMSLTAWSNRTDIFLTVGDAVASFLSRPDPSTERMGLVSRSNLFRGPQPWPSLRRDYLQLAVKDASRPPAWETLPPRQRWMRALPTSQWIVTIGVCLTLLGVGGYYLSQAIYALQEEEHPWTFSALWQLGFGSATPYTIIFSPVSSNVIHMSLLANTPQIFISVGYFLYNNLLTHMLLVAEYDDYARQRKPLRVSWPQGSQRSSYYLSLPYRYSIPLMVASMLLHWLVSGSLYYVQINYIDPLGKDLVSDQLITCGYGPIAIVFALILGGVMTCTVVGLGMRRFASQMPIAGSCSAAISAACHPTEGEEHALKPIMWGEIPVAAVQPEDEDDVDEIICDHELEDRRDGNGNYSPLRKDTAGQEGVYGHCSFTSGEVITPNPSRLYI